The sequence aaaagtcgACATACTTAAATTTATACTTGTTCGAAGAAATACAAACACTTGCTTTCAGAAATCATTATAGATAAGAATGTTTATGTAGATACAAAAAGTTGTATTTGGATATGTCAAAAAGAGACGCAATACAAAGAGATTattcaataaaggcaacagtatcgaaattcataaatcgataataacgaactataatataacaaagtCAAAGGTGAATTAATAAAGCCATGTTTAACAAAAGAGtaatacaaacaaaaccaagcaaagaaaaaaagaaagaagaataGTCAACAATTCTACGCAGAAAAACAAACCGTAGCAACCTGAAATTCACAAAACTCGGGTACGGTGGGATGGCTATCAGGTCCAGCATTAGACACATTGTGTTAAGATACATTTTTGCTTATAAATCTTATAATAACGCAtagaaaattgtttttgttcaacTCTGAGactttacataaatatattaacatCTGATGTATCAGATGTTTTGGGAAAATGCACATAATTTGAATGTAATAACTTGAGACTTAAGAATCAATCCCGAGCGCAATAgctttaaaagtattttataattataatagtgTTTTATCTGAATAAATGGCAAACAcgtgtttttttaattctgttatTGTTGCTCATTCATATTTACTTTAACATGCATAATTGTTACACACTACGAAACACATTTTTCCGCTTTGTAAATGGAATTAAACAAGGCCAAGTCAGTGTTGcattggtttttcttttttttgtaactgaTGTTTTTAGTGTATTTATCTGTCCTGTACGttctttatttgtattgtattcctgtcatgtaatgaagtcattttagtgttatattttatattgacataaacgaacgaggtttggctagccacaaaaccaggtttaacacatcttttaaaaaaaatgttcagtaccaagtcaggaaaatggcagttgttatcttatagttcgtttctgtatgagttgtcgtttgttgtttttgtgtttctgttgtttcgttgttttttcTTATAGCTAATGTGTTTTcactcaatcgatttatgacttttgaacagcggtatattactgttgcctttaattaAAACATGCGTCATAAAATGTCTTTAGTAGAGTGTTcaagaaaatttgttattatcaAGTCAGGAATTCTTTCTTAGGTATTTTAATAGTGAGATTTGGCATTAGTTGTTTTGTtactttcaatatcaaaattgtgGTATATACTTGACATGGGCTAGTATAAGAAGTTGTTATTGTAGGATTAAATGgggtttaaatttttaatatctaACCTGTATATATACTTGATATCATTACTTTTTGAAGTTTAGCGTTCTCTTTGACAAATGACATACAATCTGCACCTGTCCGATACTattattacttttcaaaatattcatatatatattattttcagagcaactatttaaatgaaacaaaatcgCTGAAGATATCTCAACATTCcttgtgaaaaataaatcaaatgccTTTTCTATAATagtaaagaaagaaaataaaaagctagtaaagcaagaaaataaaaagctaATTCAATTGATATACCaaataacatgttaaaatcacGTTCTTAATGTTGAAGTAAATTTCATAGACTATcaaacaattatcttttatcGCCATGTGCTTTTTTACTTCTTACGTTGAATAAAACAACAGAGAAgcaattaaatgttaaatatagaTTTAACAACAACTACTGACTATTAATGACAAGTATTGCGGAAAAAACATCGCACAAATTgcacttttttaatataaatacatgtatatatcagcCCACACGTTCATAATCATTTATAATTGTGTGGCCTTACAGATGAAAATTCCCATATGTAAATCATATTACATGGAtgcatttaaatcaaatatcaacTTTTCAGTTCAGATAGAATTCAGGTATGGAGAagtgttttttgcttttaacTTTATTACTCTTTTTCATGAATGAGTCCTCAGAAAAGAAATGTAAACCAACAAGTTCTGATATTCTAGGGCCATTCTATTATCCAGATCCACCAAGACAGAGACTATTATgtcaatacaaaaaagaaacCGGCGCCAAGAAAAATGTACCTCTTCATGTGGTCGGAATAATTTTTGCACAGGACTGCAAAACTCCTTTACGTAGAGTGAAAGTCGAAATGTGGCAAGCAAACCACGAGgggaaatataaaaatgaaacaaattgtaGAGGATTTGTTAGAACAAACAAATATGGAATATATAAACTTAAAACAATTTATCCTGGAAAATATACAACAAGTGCAAATGCAAATGATTTTAGACCAGCTCATCtccattttaaaataaacgGCAAGAATGGACATAAAAGTCTCGTAACTCAGATGTATTTTGCAGGTGATAAGCATCTTGGAGAGGTTGATTCATGTTATGGCTGTTCTTCACATAGAAAAGATTTGATCATAAAACCAAAGCGTGTGTGTAATCGCAAAAAGTTATGTGTGGACGTAGCAGAATTCAATATCACTTTATCAAAGGGAAAAGGTTTACATGTTTCAAAGGCAATATTTGAAGAGGACAATTTAGTATGTTAAGTGAAATTTCATTTGCCCTGCCAGTCTATCATAAACTTAAACTTACAAAATACCATAGAATGTGCTTTcgttaataatttcaaaaattattaaaataaaaaaaaaaggattttacCTTGGTGCTTTTACGTAATCTGTGGTTTTATTTTCTGACTTTCCCAACGTTTTAGTCATGCGCATTCTGTGTATGTTGTTAGAGAAACATGTGTGATGCGAAATGAATTATATCATTTGTTATCGACTTAATCTATATGACCaccaaaatcaaatacatgaacAGTATTTTGGTCTCATGTAAGCATGATTGACTCGACTAATGAAATGATTATTGTATATATGAACTATAGACTTTATAGTGGCATCGG is a genomic window of Mytilus trossulus isolate FHL-02 chromosome 1, PNRI_Mtr1.1.1.hap1, whole genome shotgun sequence containing:
- the LOC134711056 gene encoding protocatechuate 3,4-dioxygenase beta chain-like yields the protein MFISEQIIHRGPFYYPDPPRQRLLCQYKKETGAKKNVPLHVVGIIFAQDCKTPLRRVKVEMWQANHEGKYKNETNCRGFVRTNKYGIYKLKTIYPGKYTTSANANDFRPAHLHFKINGKNGHKSLVTQMYFAGDKHLGEVDSCYGCSSHRKDLIIKPKRVCNRKKLCVDVAEFNITLSKGKGLHVSKAIFEEDNLVC